In Panacibacter ginsenosidivorans, the following proteins share a genomic window:
- a CDS encoding ArsR/SmtB family transcription factor has protein sequence MRRDIFQAIADPTRRAIITLIALQAMTPNAIADNFHTTRQSVSKHLRILTECELVKQEQQGREIYYSLEIDKMKEIDIWLEQFRKIWETRFNQLDNLLSTIKKKKK, from the coding sequence ATGAGACGAGACATTTTCCAGGCAATAGCCGACCCGACAAGACGGGCAATTATTACCCTGATTGCATTGCAGGCAATGACACCAAACGCCATTGCTGACAACTTTCACACTACCCGGCAATCTGTTTCCAAACACCTGCGCATACTTACAGAATGCGAACTGGTAAAACAGGAACAACAAGGCAGGGAAATTTACTACTCACTTGAAATAGATAAAATGAAAGAAATAGACATATGGCTTGAGCAGTTTCGTAAAATCTGGGAAACCCGTTTCAACCAACTGGACAATTTATTATCAACAATTAAAAAAAAGAAAAAATGA